A single window of Paenibacillus sp. SYP-B4298 DNA harbors:
- a CDS encoding S-layer homology domain-containing protein: MIAKKLTSLTIASLLLFQTVPLGLGGASIAAAAREDISNASLSAKIGELGQIEELYINNNPANRNGQPINFVLPNNTSPQNDVQHQWMGEMIFSYRTGDSEQFPNNRDGFVEVDTNKTLAAGGSTTYSNISPTNPYIQKSASSDGKKVEVNFIGQELDSTVQRAMKGFDVKSVFDMDTEDGSMLWNITVKNKSSKYMEFGDIGLPMPWNNKYRDVLDTYDNRLTVHNFAGADSGYAYAIRTSGEGNFMLFTPVPESGARIEYVDYWHNDAGELRTGSTFSNWTGDSGGWFPGLNVLYIHSKDIQKTGRGYFTDASSLVLGPNEEKTYQFKFSAVRAGNNEPQDNAQSPNNASTSMEDREANLRSILYQSGMIDAVAVPGFQTAINMPTKLDLHYNDSLIDVQSVEIQSVHENDPFDEAHIPSIKPGKTREEMVNNSRAGRGLPDGNPGYTESAQFVETKIINGEQHHIYSLQFNNIGNNSVRVKYKLKVGDEWVDKFTQLEFNVLAELDATSQAHSTFMVERTQDTDPNSPTYGIYRDWYLTGGIDMDKNHWGDDWSHDNINFMAMKNYLDPNPNEIRSMETYLIDFMWKRFMKNTQDSYTVSNYLRDSGSFTDKEKPYTRAFSEIMVATGYFNMYRVQKAYPNLIEYRESPQYYLEKAYGIYYNRISSEPIGFYGEQQIPDMIEALKEEGMQTEAQRLQQKFARDKGRNVTRAVYPFGSEFEYDNTGEEGAYSAAKALRSYYPGDERAAAAKKSMQMSDWKTRAMRGIQPTWYHYSVPVFRAGESWWNFQYTASLAGYIMDDWLRYQEDGRSGEQQAIAQQRNYAAKISNFNAVNMGQIAAQSVGSTSWRYSMHKGGTGTKDVFDGGSRVMNNGWNDFSGESEEGLYGSLLSISSDIVTDPVFGLFGYGALVTDEGNRYAITPKDGFGKRLNLINEKIYLVLENDKIEHATIQKDGKALTMEIANLAQNEHASKIKMDGAGVENGYYTIKLNGTDAGQFYVQNNKGVAMFQMSSAPTAQLTIEKAASGENQAPKVTIQTATQAPQALIPFMLNGMVTDDGAPSGTLTYQWEVVSTPQGGKLSFVHPQANMTQAVGTKEGSYTVKLTANDGEEQGAYELTFTLAAAPDKQPPVIGAVTAVQDDTNNSILLLSGEATADPVHSAEFEPTWTYQWTVKQKPDGVGEIAFVDGDKATAYARVSKAGRYVFTFTAADEGKAASKDVTIEIQQDAKDTYRAISVVTQKSIAPLLPAATDILYDDGYRTSEIEWNAVEPSSYANIGQFEVSGRIKGSELEVHATVYVVDTELQNAALVAKPSASFSSGDGYPEAMNNGFDPKSSGDFSPNRNAPNSAWHNWGREGDPAWVMYEWPQPLLASAMDVYVFQDGAGNFRPKDMQLMLRDEHGTWYTPRALHGLGNELNQYNKTTFEPAYITGVRMDMKPIASGLGILEWKVYGYTGAVDKSELIKVYNYATTLNPDNFIDQGLAPIEEAKATASDVIKKLDATEEEAAEALNKLLNDLRLLHPRDNNAAFLASVSASYTSPWESLAAINDGKKATSSIPHWGTWGNGSAAEWVQYDWPQGATINSTDLILWTDGGGILVPAKYEYSYIPMDSPTNEWVTLGAVSEGITLAVGTPVGSSNPYEFAQPLKVKSLRVTITKQQADGNGVGLWEWEVFQGQSTQEREAPTTPSGVAPTNVNRNDGKLIGVTAEMEYRKEGTEQYTAITGTEVTDLAAGTYYVRYMKAGSWNASPDKEVIIPEGVKQDQETPDHSGWTITNANTDTDTKGKIEGVNDTMEYRKLGDEDYIPVSGTSMDNLEPGSYQIRYAETGERKASEPVTVVIGNEAKIDRDAPKADELVITPPTAAGGNDGKIEQVTAAMEYRKVDGGAYMPITGTSIDNLAAGRYEIRYAETDTENPSPAIVIVVPDGAKQEQNPPSDAAVKGVNVTASGAVDGRITGVDVTMEYQKQGAASDDWVAITGTEVTGLGIGTYYVRYKETTTRLASSSLTITISNPADPEPSKDTEAPKWSVGSRVTAQAGTTFVTLSWDAAAAIDTVGVTAYKVAWKQGAETKTQDIADGKATSTAIRGLQPGTSYTFKLEAGDAAGNWSKDGPSVTVTTVQSSYYPSVSTQPEPEQPVKPEQPVDPVQPVDPEQPVEPEQPAEPEQPEQPKIEFKDVPATYWAAQEIERAVGLGIVNGYGDQQFKPNAATTRAEFITMLAKAFQWQAESSEQGELTFSDHGKIGTWAKAAITQGIAHGVITGYADGSFRPDQEITRTEMMVMLARAMELPGSTAQPTSFADDAAIPAWGKGAVEALRELGVVTGRNNNSFAPNDAATRAEALVIIMRILDRNEA, translated from the coding sequence ATGATTGCCAAAAAGCTGACTTCACTGACTATTGCATCCTTGCTGCTTTTTCAAACCGTACCATTAGGATTAGGTGGGGCATCTATAGCAGCCGCAGCCAGGGAGGATATCTCCAATGCCAGTCTTTCTGCCAAGATTGGTGAGCTGGGACAGATTGAAGAGCTGTATATTAACAATAACCCTGCCAACAGAAATGGCCAACCGATCAATTTTGTACTACCCAACAATACATCACCACAGAATGATGTCCAGCATCAATGGATGGGCGAGATGATCTTTTCTTATCGTACCGGTGACAGCGAGCAGTTCCCTAACAACAGGGATGGGTTTGTGGAGGTGGATACGAATAAAACATTGGCAGCCGGGGGTTCAACAACCTATTCCAATATTAGTCCTACTAACCCATATATTCAGAAGAGCGCTTCATCTGACGGCAAAAAAGTAGAGGTCAACTTTATCGGTCAGGAGCTGGACTCTACCGTCCAGCGGGCGATGAAGGGCTTCGACGTGAAATCTGTGTTCGATATGGACACCGAAGATGGCTCGATGCTGTGGAACATTACAGTGAAGAACAAGAGCAGCAAATACATGGAGTTTGGCGATATCGGCTTGCCGATGCCCTGGAACAATAAATATCGCGATGTATTGGACACCTATGATAATCGTCTTACCGTGCATAATTTTGCTGGTGCCGACAGCGGCTATGCCTATGCGATCCGCACGAGCGGCGAGGGGAATTTCATGCTGTTCACTCCGGTACCGGAAAGCGGCGCCCGCATCGAATATGTGGATTATTGGCATAACGACGCTGGTGAGCTGCGTACTGGAAGTACGTTCTCCAACTGGACAGGAGACAGCGGCGGCTGGTTTCCGGGGTTGAATGTGCTCTATATCCATTCCAAGGATATTCAGAAGACAGGTCGCGGATATTTCACCGATGCTTCCAGTCTAGTACTGGGACCGAATGAGGAGAAAACCTATCAGTTCAAGTTCTCCGCGGTGCGAGCAGGCAATAATGAGCCGCAAGATAATGCCCAAAGCCCGAATAACGCCTCGACTTCGATGGAAGACCGCGAGGCCAACCTGCGTTCGATTCTGTACCAATCGGGTATGATCGATGCAGTAGCAGTGCCTGGCTTCCAGACTGCGATCAATATGCCGACCAAGCTCGATCTGCATTACAACGATAGCCTCATTGATGTACAGTCTGTAGAGATTCAGTCTGTTCATGAGAATGATCCATTTGACGAGGCGCATATCCCCAGCATCAAGCCTGGCAAGACCAGGGAGGAGATGGTCAACAATTCTCGTGCCGGTCGCGGTCTCCCTGACGGGAATCCGGGATATACGGAATCTGCGCAGTTTGTAGAGACGAAGATCATTAACGGCGAGCAGCATCATATTTATTCCCTTCAGTTTAATAATATTGGCAATAACAGTGTTCGTGTGAAGTATAAGCTGAAGGTCGGCGATGAATGGGTGGACAAGTTCACCCAGCTTGAATTCAACGTGCTGGCTGAGCTGGATGCAACCTCGCAGGCTCACTCCACCTTTATGGTAGAGAGGACGCAGGACACAGACCCGAACAGCCCTACCTATGGCATTTACCGTGACTGGTATCTTACAGGCGGCATTGATATGGACAAGAACCATTGGGGCGATGACTGGAGCCACGACAATATCAATTTCATGGCGATGAAAAACTATCTCGACCCGAATCCGAATGAGATTCGCTCCATGGAAACGTATCTGATCGACTTTATGTGGAAGCGGTTTATGAAGAATACACAGGATAGCTATACGGTTTCGAACTATCTTCGAGATTCGGGCTCATTCACAGACAAAGAGAAGCCTTATACACGGGCGTTCTCCGAGATTATGGTAGCCACCGGCTATTTCAATATGTATCGCGTGCAAAAAGCGTATCCTAATCTGATCGAATATCGCGAATCGCCGCAGTATTATTTGGAGAAGGCCTACGGCATATACTATAATCGCATCTCTAGCGAGCCGATCGGATTCTATGGGGAACAGCAGATTCCAGATATGATTGAAGCGCTGAAAGAGGAAGGCATGCAGACCGAGGCGCAAAGGCTGCAACAGAAGTTCGCGCGGGACAAAGGGCGGAATGTGACGCGCGCCGTCTATCCGTTCGGCTCCGAGTTTGAATATGACAATACGGGCGAAGAAGGAGCCTACTCCGCTGCCAAGGCACTGCGTAGCTACTATCCTGGAGATGAGCGGGCAGCAGCAGCCAAGAAGAGCATGCAGATGTCGGACTGGAAGACGCGAGCGATGCGCGGCATTCAGCCAACATGGTATCACTATTCCGTACCGGTATTCCGGGCAGGGGAGAGCTGGTGGAACTTCCAATATACAGCGTCCTTGGCGGGATACATTATGGATGACTGGCTTCGCTATCAGGAGGATGGCAGGTCTGGCGAGCAGCAAGCGATCGCGCAGCAACGCAACTATGCGGCGAAGATCTCAAACTTTAACGCCGTCAATATGGGTCAGATTGCAGCACAGTCTGTAGGCAGTACATCCTGGAGATATTCCATGCATAAGGGAGGAACAGGCACCAAGGATGTATTCGATGGTGGCTCCCGCGTGATGAATAACGGCTGGAATGATTTTTCCGGGGAGTCGGAGGAGGGTCTCTATGGATCGTTGCTGAGTATTAGCTCTGATATTGTCACCGATCCGGTATTTGGGCTTTTCGGTTACGGAGCATTGGTTACAGATGAGGGCAATCGCTATGCGATTACGCCTAAGGACGGCTTTGGCAAGCGACTTAACCTGATCAATGAGAAAATATATCTGGTGCTGGAGAACGACAAAATCGAACATGCAACCATTCAAAAGGACGGCAAGGCATTGACGATGGAAATCGCTAATCTCGCCCAAAATGAGCATGCCTCAAAAATTAAAATGGATGGGGCAGGCGTAGAAAATGGCTATTATACGATCAAGCTAAATGGTACGGATGCCGGACAATTCTACGTACAGAACAATAAAGGCGTTGCGATGTTCCAGATGAGCAGCGCGCCAACGGCTCAATTGACGATTGAGAAGGCAGCCTCGGGTGAAAATCAGGCTCCTAAGGTTACTATACAGACGGCGACGCAAGCCCCGCAGGCACTCATCCCATTCATGCTGAACGGTATGGTAACGGATGACGGGGCGCCAAGCGGCACGCTCACCTACCAATGGGAGGTTGTCAGTACGCCCCAAGGTGGCAAGCTAAGCTTTGTTCACCCTCAGGCCAACATGACCCAGGCTGTCGGAACGAAGGAAGGCTCCTATACTGTGAAGCTCACTGCTAATGACGGGGAGGAACAGGGTGCTTATGAGCTTACCTTCACCCTGGCGGCGGCACCGGACAAACAGCCTCCAGTCATTGGGGCAGTGACGGCGGTTCAGGATGATACGAATAACAGTATTCTCCTCTTGTCCGGCGAAGCGACAGCAGATCCCGTGCATAGCGCAGAGTTCGAGCCAACGTGGACCTACCAATGGACGGTCAAGCAAAAGCCGGATGGTGTGGGAGAGATCGCTTTTGTCGATGGAGACAAAGCAACGGCCTATGCGCGTGTAAGCAAGGCAGGCCGCTACGTATTTACCTTTACAGCAGCGGATGAAGGCAAGGCTGCGAGCAAGGATGTCACGATTGAGATACAGCAGGATGCGAAGGACACATACCGGGCAATCAGTGTCGTGACTCAGAAGAGCATCGCTCCACTCCTTCCTGCCGCTACGGATATTCTATATGACGATGGGTACAGAACAAGTGAGATCGAGTGGAATGCAGTAGAGCCAAGCAGCTACGCGAATATCGGTCAATTTGAAGTCAGTGGCCGTATCAAGGGCAGCGAGTTGGAGGTGCATGCCACAGTATACGTTGTGGATACGGAGCTTCAGAACGCTGCGCTCGTAGCCAAGCCGTCGGCGAGCTTCTCCAGTGGTGACGGGTACCCTGAGGCGATGAATAATGGCTTCGATCCCAAAAGCTCGGGAGACTTCTCACCGAATCGCAATGCCCCGAACAGCGCATGGCATAACTGGGGAAGAGAAGGAGATCCGGCATGGGTTATGTATGAATGGCCGCAGCCACTCCTTGCTTCAGCAATGGATGTCTATGTGTTCCAGGATGGTGCGGGGAACTTCCGTCCCAAGGATATGCAGCTCATGCTTCGTGACGAGCATGGGACATGGTATACACCAAGAGCGCTGCATGGGCTCGGCAATGAACTGAATCAATACAATAAGACGACCTTCGAGCCTGCCTACATTACAGGTGTGCGAATGGATATGAAGCCTATTGCCAGTGGGTTAGGTATCTTGGAATGGAAGGTATATGGGTATACGGGCGCGGTAGACAAGTCGGAGCTGATTAAGGTTTATAATTATGCTACGACCTTAAACCCTGACAACTTTATCGATCAGGGTCTTGCGCCGATCGAAGAGGCCAAGGCCACTGCATCCGATGTGATCAAAAAATTAGATGCTACAGAAGAGGAGGCTGCAGAGGCTCTTAACAAGCTGCTGAACGATCTGCGTCTGCTCCATCCGCGCGACAATAATGCAGCATTTTTGGCAAGTGTGTCAGCTAGCTATACATCGCCATGGGAAAGTCTTGCTGCGATTAATGACGGCAAGAAGGCAACGAGCAGCATCCCGCATTGGGGAACCTGGGGCAATGGAAGCGCAGCGGAGTGGGTGCAATATGACTGGCCGCAGGGCGCTACCATTAACAGCACGGATCTCATATTGTGGACGGATGGAGGCGGTATCCTGGTACCGGCCAAGTATGAATACTCCTACATTCCAATGGATAGTCCAACGAATGAATGGGTCACACTGGGAGCAGTTAGCGAAGGGATTACATTGGCCGTGGGGACTCCGGTGGGTTCCTCCAATCCCTATGAATTTGCTCAACCGTTGAAGGTGAAGTCGTTGCGGGTGACGATAACCAAGCAGCAAGCAGATGGGAACGGCGTGGGTCTATGGGAATGGGAGGTGTTCCAGGGGCAATCCACTCAGGAGCGGGAAGCACCGACTACACCTTCAGGAGTTGCGCCGACCAATGTGAATAGAAACGATGGGAAGCTGATTGGCGTAACGGCGGAGATGGAATATAGGAAGGAAGGAACGGAGCAGTATACGGCCATTACAGGAACAGAGGTTACAGACCTTGCTGCTGGCACGTATTATGTACGGTATATGAAGGCCGGCTCCTGGAATGCAAGCCCGGATAAGGAAGTCATCATTCCAGAAGGGGTGAAGCAGGATCAGGAAACGCCGGATCATAGCGGATGGACAATCACCAACGCGAATACGGATACCGATACAAAAGGGAAGATCGAAGGCGTAAATGACACGATGGAATACCGCAAGCTGGGGGATGAGGACTATATACCTGTCAGCGGCACCAGCATGGACAATCTGGAGCCGGGAAGCTATCAGATTCGATATGCGGAGACAGGCGAACGGAAGGCAAGCGAACCCGTAACGGTGGTTATTGGCAACGAGGCCAAGATAGACAGGGATGCGCCCAAGGCGGACGAGCTTGTCATCACGCCACCAACAGCAGCAGGTGGAAATGATGGAAAGATCGAACAGGTAACTGCCGCTATGGAATACCGCAAGGTGGATGGCGGCGCCTATATGCCGATCACCGGAACGAGTATCGATAACCTTGCTGCAGGTCGTTATGAAATCCGCTACGCCGAGACAGACACCGAGAATCCTAGCCCTGCTATCGTCATTGTCGTGCCTGATGGAGCCAAGCAGGAACAGAATCCGCCATCTGATGCAGCGGTCAAAGGTGTAAATGTCACTGCAAGCGGTGCGGTGGATGGCAGGATTACAGGCGTCGATGTAACGATGGAATATCAGAAGCAAGGCGCTGCTTCGGATGACTGGGTCGCGATTACAGGTACCGAGGTTACGGGTCTTGGGATTGGAACCTATTACGTAAGATATAAGGAAACAACAACTCGCCTTGCAAGCAGCTCCCTGACGATTACGATCAGCAATCCGGCCGATCCGGAGCCTTCCAAGGATACGGAGGCGCCGAAGTGGAGTGTGGGCAGCAGAGTAACTGCGCAAGCGGGTACAACATTCGTTACGCTATCATGGGATGCAGCCGCTGCTATCGATACGGTAGGGGTTACGGCGTACAAGGTGGCATGGAAGCAAGGGGCTGAAACAAAAACACAGGATATTGCAGATGGCAAGGCGACAAGCACTGCAATAAGAGGACTGCAGCCGGGCACGAGCTATACCTTCAAGCTCGAAGCAGGTGACGCAGCGGGGAACTGGAGCAAGGATGGCCCAAGTGTGACTGTGACTACAGTACAATCGAGCTATTATCCATCTGTAAGCACACAACCGGAGCCTGAGCAGCCGGTGAAGCCCGAACAGCCCGTTGATCCGGTACAGCCGGTAGACCCCGAACAGCCGGTCGAGCCCGAGCAGCCAGCAGAGCCCGAGCAACCGGAGCAACCGAAGATAGAGTTCAAGGATGTTCCAGCAACATACTGGGCAGCACAAGAAATCGAGCGTGCAGTGGGTCTGGGCATTGTAAACGGATATGGCGATCAACAGTTCAAGCCTAATGCTGCGACAACGCGGGCGGAATTCATTACGATGCTGGCGAAGGCCTTCCAGTGGCAAGCTGAGTCAAGCGAGCAAGGAGAACTTACCTTCTCCGATCATGGCAAAATCGGCACATGGGCGAAGGCAGCGATCACCCAAGGGATCGCCCACGGCGTCATTACCGGCTATGCCGACGGCAGCTTCCGTCCTGATCAAGAAATTACACGTACCGAAATGATGGTCATGCTGGCCAGAGCAATGGAGCTTCCAGGCTCAACCGCCCAGCCAACAAGCTTTGCCGATGATGCTGCAATTCCGGCGTGGGGCAAAGGAGCAGTTGAAGCATTGCGTGAGCTAGGTGTAGTTACCGGACGCAATAACAACAGCTTTGCGCCGAATGATGCCGCAACTCGTGCAGAGGCACTTGTAATCATTATGCGTATACTGGATCGAAATGAAGCCTAA
- a CDS encoding IS110 family transposase, which translates to MKYKQSKKQNQRITQITENTLVVGADIAKETHVARGIDFRGIELGKDCVFQNDRAGLEKMAMWMKDLQQVHAKTDVIFGIEPTGHYWFTLAEYLEQQGIKLVIVNPHHVSKSKELEDNSPTKNDYKDAKVIADLVRNGKYSEPRLPKSVYADLRILMNHREKVVLNVGQVQRRIQNWLDRYFPEYQSVFTDWEGKASLITLEEFPTPKEIVTLGALTILKRWKQDVKRAVGIKRAEKLVQAAHNSIGLTEGVTAAKMELKDLLEQYVLFTKQQGQIMKQVEELLNQIPGTEEMLTVPGVGVVTLAGFLAEVGDLHGYNHGQQIIRLAGFNLKENSSGKKKGKSSITKRGRSRLRALLFRAVMPMVAKNAEFKALHRYYTKRTQNPLKKKQSIVALCGKLIRVLYTLGTKQIHYNATDLLGPVRQSQLQMAA; encoded by the coding sequence ATGAAGTATAAACAATCGAAGAAGCAGAATCAACGGATTACACAAATTACCGAGAATACCTTAGTTGTTGGAGCGGACATCGCAAAGGAAACACATGTGGCGCGAGGTATCGACTTCCGCGGAATTGAGTTAGGCAAGGATTGTGTGTTTCAGAACGATCGAGCTGGCCTAGAAAAAATGGCAATGTGGATGAAGGATCTTCAACAGGTTCATGCGAAGACAGACGTCATCTTCGGTATTGAGCCTACCGGACACTACTGGTTTACTCTGGCGGAGTACCTAGAACAGCAAGGCATTAAGCTGGTCATTGTTAATCCGCATCACGTGAGCAAGAGTAAGGAACTTGAGGATAACTCGCCCACGAAAAACGACTACAAGGATGCTAAAGTTATTGCGGACTTAGTCCGCAATGGCAAGTACTCCGAACCGAGACTTCCTAAGTCGGTGTATGCGGACCTACGCATTCTCATGAACCATCGGGAGAAGGTTGTGTTGAATGTGGGGCAAGTCCAGAGGAGAATTCAGAACTGGTTGGATCGGTATTTCCCCGAATACCAGAGCGTTTTTACAGACTGGGAGGGAAAGGCTTCGCTCATCACACTTGAGGAGTTTCCAACTCCAAAAGAAATCGTGACGCTAGGGGCTCTCACCATTTTGAAGCGGTGGAAGCAGGATGTGAAGCGCGCCGTGGGCATAAAAAGAGCAGAGAAGCTGGTTCAAGCTGCTCACAACTCAATCGGCCTTACGGAGGGCGTAACAGCCGCTAAGATGGAATTGAAGGACTTACTGGAACAATACGTGTTGTTTACTAAGCAGCAGGGACAGATCATGAAACAGGTCGAAGAACTGCTAAACCAAATCCCAGGTACGGAAGAAATGCTGACCGTTCCTGGAGTTGGGGTCGTTACCTTAGCGGGATTTTTAGCCGAGGTTGGCGACCTACATGGCTACAACCATGGACAGCAGATCATACGGCTAGCTGGCTTTAATCTCAAAGAGAATAGCTCAGGCAAGAAAAAGGGCAAGTCGTCCATTACCAAGCGAGGACGATCCCGGTTACGAGCGTTACTGTTCCGCGCGGTAATGCCGATGGTGGCTAAAAATGCTGAATTTAAAGCACTCCACCGGTATTACACGAAACGAACTCAGAACCCGTTAAAAAAGAAACAATCGATCGTTGCCCTATGTGGAAAGCTCATTCGAGTGTTGTACACCTTGGGGACCAAACAAATTCACTACAACGCAACTGACCTTTTGGGGCCGGTACGCCAGTCCCAGCTTCAGATGGCTGCTTAA
- a CDS encoding phasin family protein, translated as MKNTIGKAVSLAFGLAALGKEQVEKVVGELEKQGEMSKNEANEWISAVVEKGKETEAAMDKLIKERFQALLKEQGLATQEEVNALKQRIEALEQAQQHQQEQQ; from the coding sequence ATGAAAAACACGATTGGAAAAGCAGTTTCGTTGGCATTTGGTCTGGCGGCGTTAGGGAAGGAGCAGGTGGAGAAGGTTGTAGGGGAGCTGGAGAAGCAAGGCGAGATGAGCAAGAATGAAGCCAATGAGTGGATTAGCGCTGTGGTCGAGAAGGGCAAGGAAACCGAAGCCGCTATGGATAAACTGATCAAGGAACGTTTCCAGGCGCTATTGAAGGAGCAGGGGCTGGCAACGCAGGAGGAGGTCAATGCGCTGAAGCAGCGTATTGAGGCGCTGGAGCAAGCTCAGCAGCACCAACAGGAGCAACAGTAA
- a CDS encoding Lrp/AsnC family transcriptional regulator, with amino-acid sequence MVLSKRRLQFLDELVGMYQRQRLPIHYEALANAVGVSKWTAYDMLKAIEKSGYVTRSYEVNPNETGRSQVVFAPTQKATELFEQQRPHEGTIEKWEESMKALWEMIHSLKHTSIQDLMKKMLDDIPQRQSSLEFCGYILGILIVYLKKVGGRTEAAIRRVINKTTGYSTSLLMFVGTVMGTVIQSVGEEISNELAELLSSYVKMIGSLSNEEHKLLADFVNEALA; translated from the coding sequence ATGGTATTATCCAAAAGAAGGCTCCAATTTCTGGATGAGCTTGTGGGGATGTATCAAAGGCAGCGCCTGCCTATCCATTATGAGGCTTTGGCTAATGCTGTTGGGGTGAGTAAGTGGACAGCATATGATATGCTCAAGGCGATTGAGAAGTCCGGCTATGTTACACGAAGCTATGAAGTGAATCCCAATGAAACAGGTCGATCCCAGGTCGTCTTCGCGCCAACACAGAAAGCGACAGAATTGTTTGAGCAGCAACGTCCTCACGAAGGGACGATTGAAAAGTGGGAAGAGAGTATGAAGGCACTGTGGGAGATGATTCATAGCCTCAAGCATACCAGTATACAAGACTTAATGAAAAAAATGCTGGATGACATTCCGCAAAGACAATCGAGTCTGGAATTCTGTGGATATATCTTGGGCATATTAATTGTATATTTGAAAAAGGTTGGTGGGCGAACAGAGGCAGCCATCCGAAGGGTCATCAATAAAACTACCGGTTATAGCACTAGTCTGCTGATGTTTGTTGGTACGGTAATGGGAACGGTTATCCAAAGCGTGGGTGAGGAAATAAGCAATGAATTGGCAGAATTGCTTAGTTCATATGTCAAAATGATTGGCAGCCTGTCCAATGAAGAACATAAGCTGCTAGCTGATTTTGTAAATGAGGCGCTTGCGTGA
- a CDS encoding ABC1 kinase family protein — translation MSTLARNSLGFAADELKSTGKTWFAKEEDEALPKRTNLGTRIRLSLEELGPTFVKLGQIASTRPDLIPADIIAELEKLQYHVKPFSYAEAARLVESELHAPLTELFLSFSEEPLAAASIGQVHRAVLKDGRQAIVKIQRPGIQATMETDLDILAEWARISEGKMAWARHYRLRDAVDELIRSMLKELNYLEEARNAERMKTNNSLPYVYIPEVYWELTTKRVMTMEYVDGIPLSDHERLAVAEVDHKQLAQRLATSIFTQILEDGFFHADPHPGNVMALPDGKVAFLDFGMVGTLPEHLKQHFVSFVIALRNQSTKGVIRAISNMGVIPDEVDHDRLSADVEEMRQRYYQVPLHEVSVGVAVNDLFAVAYKHHIRIPSQMTMLGKSMLTMEGVATALDPEISVIDIAEPFGKKMLRDQFNPFKLGRQVMEEIPNYLDLIREVPLGFRQLIKVMRQGKLRIEANSPQLGELQHQLDRIVNRLSFSIVLLALSIMMLGLIIGAAISGTSSPILAKLPVIEIGLGIIAFMMLWLLLAIFRSGRF, via the coding sequence ATGAGCACGTTAGCTCGGAATAGCCTTGGATTTGCAGCGGATGAGCTAAAGAGCACGGGCAAGACGTGGTTCGCGAAAGAGGAAGATGAAGCTCTGCCTAAGCGGACAAATCTCGGTACTCGCATACGGTTGTCGTTGGAGGAGCTCGGGCCAACATTCGTTAAGCTCGGCCAGATTGCGAGTACTCGGCCGGATCTAATCCCGGCGGACATCATCGCGGAACTGGAGAAGCTTCAGTACCATGTCAAGCCCTTCTCCTATGCTGAAGCGGCCAGACTAGTGGAGAGCGAGCTGCATGCGCCTCTAACCGAGCTCTTCCTCTCCTTCTCTGAAGAGCCGCTGGCGGCAGCATCGATCGGTCAGGTGCATCGGGCCGTTCTGAAGGACGGCAGGCAGGCGATCGTCAAAATTCAGCGGCCCGGCATTCAGGCGACAATGGAGACGGACCTGGATATTTTGGCGGAATGGGCGAGAATCAGCGAGGGAAAGATGGCTTGGGCCAGGCATTACCGGCTAAGGGACGCTGTAGATGAATTGATCCGCTCCATGCTGAAGGAGCTTAATTATCTGGAGGAGGCCCGGAATGCGGAGAGGATGAAGACGAATAATTCGCTGCCCTACGTCTACATCCCCGAGGTATATTGGGAGCTTACGACCAAGCGGGTCATGACGATGGAATATGTGGATGGCATTCCGTTATCTGATCATGAGCGGCTAGCCGTTGCAGAGGTGGATCACAAGCAGCTTGCGCAGCGCCTCGCAACCTCGATCTTCACTCAAATTCTGGAGGATGGATTTTTTCATGCGGACCCTCATCCGGGCAATGTCATGGCCTTGCCGGATGGCAAGGTCGCTTTTTTGGATTTTGGCATGGTCGGCACCCTGCCTGAGCATTTGAAGCAGCATTTCGTCTCCTTCGTCATTGCGCTGCGGAATCAGAGCACGAAGGGGGTAATACGAGCGATCTCCAATATGGGCGTCATTCCTGATGAGGTCGATCATGACCGTCTGTCTGCGGATGTGGAGGAGATGCGGCAAAGGTATTATCAGGTGCCGCTTCATGAAGTGAGCGTCGGTGTCGCTGTTAATGATCTGTTCGCGGTAGCCTACAAGCACCACATCCGTATTCCAAGCCAGATGACCATGCTTGGCAAATCGATGCTGACCATGGAGGGCGTGGCGACTGCCCTCGACCCGGAGATCAGTGTGATTGATATTGCGGAGCCCTTCGGAAAGAAGATGCTACGGGACCAGTTCAATCCGTTCAAATTAGGCAGGCAGGTGATGGAGGAAATCCCGAATTATCTGGATCTGATTCGCGAAGTGCCTCTGGGCTTCCGACAACTCATCAAGGTCATGAGACAGGGCAAGCTGCGGATCGAGGCCAATTCCCCCCAGCTTGGCGAGCTGCAGCATCAATTGGATCGGATCGTTAACCGCTTGTCCTTCAGCATCGTTCTGCTCGCGCTGAGCATTATGATGCTTGGCCTAATCATCGGAGCTGCTATCAGTGGCACCTCATCCCCGATCTTGGCGAAGCTGCCGGTTATTGAGATTGGCCTTGGTATTATTGCGTTCATGATGCTCTGGCTCTTGCTCGCCATATTTCGTTCAGGGCGTTTCTAA